In one window of Haemophilus parainfluenzae DNA:
- a CDS encoding IS3 family transposase: MQRLRTRYPLKWLLGFAQLARSTFFAKLQIKLDKDELLKKTIKRIKANHPDYGYRRVHACLPGVNHKKVQRLMQTLGLQVRSRKSKKFTTYRGTIGVIAPNHLERDFSATAPNQKWVTDITEFKAKDGSKVYLSPILDLFNNEIVSYNLSYSPNWAQVEDMLMQAVKGLNKACGVILHSDQGWQYQMVAYRRILAEHGIIQSMSRKGNCLDNAAMESFFGRLKTECFYGREFNSREEIVDAVRDYLDYYNHRRIQLKLKGLSPVQYRKQSFK; encoded by the coding sequence ATCCAAAGGTTAAGAACACGCTATCCGTTAAAATGGCTTTTAGGCTTTGCACAATTAGCGCGTAGTACGTTTTTTGCTAAACTTCAGATTAAACTGGATAAGGATGAGTTGTTGAAAAAGACCATTAAACGCATCAAAGCCAATCATCCTGATTATGGCTACCGACGTGTTCATGCCTGCTTGCCAGGCGTGAATCATAAAAAAGTTCAACGTTTAATGCAGACACTTGGGCTTCAAGTGCGGTCAAGAAAAAGCAAGAAATTTACGACCTATCGAGGCACGATAGGGGTGATTGCTCCTAATCATCTTGAACGCGATTTTAGTGCAACGGCCCCGAACCAAAAATGGGTGACCGATATCACCGAGTTTAAGGCGAAAGATGGGAGTAAAGTCTATTTATCTCCAATTTTAGACTTATTTAACAATGAGATAGTTTCATATAATCTCAGCTATTCCCCAAACTGGGCGCAAGTAGAGGACATGTTAATGCAAGCCGTCAAAGGATTAAATAAAGCTTGTGGTGTCATTTTACATTCAGACCAGGGATGGCAATATCAAATGGTGGCTTATCGTCGAATCTTGGCTGAACATGGCATCATTCAAAGTATGTCGAGAAAAGGGAATTGCTTGGACAACGCCGCAATGGAAAGTTTCTTTGGACGATTAAAAACAGAATGTTTTTATGGTCGGGAATTTAACAGTAGAGAGGAGATAGTTGATGCCGTCAGGGATTATTTGGATTACTATAATCACCGACGGATTCAACTAAAATTAAAAGGACTGAGTCCGGTACAATATCGAAAACAATCCTTTAAATAA
- the ppc gene encoding phosphoenolpyruvate carboxylase: MTDEYRTLRHNINMLGRFLGETINDAQGEDILTLIENVRQLSKQSRAGDSQARKTLLDTLSTISNENIIPVARAFSHFLNLTNIAEQYQTVSRQHKDLQSSNRSLSALFQRLKAQNASKEEVYKTVENLLIELVLTAHPTETTRRSLVHKHVEINKCLSKLEHDDLTPKERGIIERLLLRLIAEAWHTNEIRTVRPTPFDEAKWGYAMIENSLWQGVPEFLRQLNEHAREFLGYDLPVGLRPVRISSWMGGDRDGNPFVTSKITQQVLYLARWKAADLFLNDIKSLADELSMVKCTSEFTAKYGEHLEPYRFVVKELRAKLIATLDYFEDCMANRPPRVSQADIIMEDNQLWEPLYDCYQSLMACGMRIIANGSLLDILHRIRCFGVTLSQMDIRQESTRHTDAIAEITRYLGIGDYAQWSEAEKQSFLVRELNSRRPLIPTHWEPSAETQEILETCKVIAQQKQGVIACYIISMARSASDVLAVHLLLKEAGVPYHIPVVPLFETLDDLDASEGVMRQLFNIGWYRGVINNHQMVMIGYSDSAKDAGMMAASWAQYRAQEALVNLTEELGIELTLFHGRGGTIGRGGAPAHAALLSQPPRSLKNGLRVTEQGEMIRFKLGLPEVAVETFDLYASAILEANLLPPPEPKAEWRTVMDELSSTSCDIYRSVVRGDKDFVPYFRSATPEQELSKLPLGSRPAKRNPNGGVESLRAIPWIFAWMQNRLMLPAWLGAGAAIQKIVDEGKGHIIEEMCKAWPFFSTRVGMLEMVFSKTDTWLSEQYDHNLVKKELWYLGENLRNQLNADIKTVLSLSHKDELMADLPWIADSIALRNVYTDPLNLLQVELLRRFRESPENPSPDVEQALMITITGIAAGMRNTG; the protein is encoded by the coding sequence ATGACTGATGAGTATCGCACTCTCCGCCATAATATTAATATGTTAGGGCGTTTTCTTGGAGAAACCATCAATGATGCACAAGGCGAAGACATTCTTACCTTGATTGAAAATGTTCGACAATTGTCCAAACAATCTCGAGCGGGCGATAGCCAAGCACGTAAAACATTGTTAGATACCCTTTCCACCATTTCTAACGAAAACATTATTCCCGTTGCGCGTGCATTCAGCCATTTTCTTAATCTGACGAATATCGCTGAACAATACCAAACGGTCTCTCGCCAACATAAAGATTTACAATCTTCTAATCGTTCATTAAGTGCTTTATTTCAACGTTTAAAAGCACAAAATGCCTCAAAAGAAGAGGTTTATAAAACTGTTGAAAACTTACTCATTGAGCTTGTATTAACGGCACACCCAACCGAAACCACGCGTCGTTCTTTAGTCCATAAACACGTTGAGATCAATAAATGTTTAAGCAAATTAGAGCACGATGACTTAACACCGAAAGAACGCGGCATTATTGAACGTCTGTTGCTTCGTTTAATTGCTGAAGCTTGGCATACTAATGAAATCCGTACTGTTCGCCCTACTCCATTCGATGAAGCAAAATGGGGCTATGCCATGATTGAAAATAGCCTATGGCAAGGTGTACCGGAATTCTTACGTCAATTAAATGAACATGCTCGTGAATTCTTAGGCTACGATTTACCTGTGGGCTTACGTCCTGTCAGAATTTCTTCTTGGATGGGCGGTGACCGTGATGGTAACCCATTTGTGACCTCAAAAATCACCCAACAAGTCCTCTATCTTGCTCGTTGGAAAGCGGCGGATTTATTCTTGAACGATATCAAATCCCTTGCCGATGAATTATCTATGGTGAAATGCACGTCAGAATTTACTGCAAAATATGGTGAACATTTAGAGCCTTATCGTTTTGTGGTCAAAGAACTTCGTGCAAAACTTATCGCCACCCTTGATTACTTTGAAGATTGCATGGCAAATCGTCCACCACGCGTAAGCCAAGCGGATATCATTATGGAAGATAATCAACTTTGGGAACCGCTCTATGATTGCTATCAATCATTAATGGCATGTGGCATGCGGATTATCGCCAATGGTTCACTATTAGATATTTTGCATCGTATTCGCTGTTTTGGGGTTACCCTTTCACAAATGGATATCCGTCAAGAAAGCACGCGTCATACAGATGCTATCGCAGAAATTACCCGTTATCTTGGTATTGGTGATTATGCACAATGGAGCGAAGCAGAAAAACAATCTTTCTTAGTGCGTGAATTAAATTCTCGCCGTCCATTAATTCCAACCCATTGGGAGCCGTCTGCAGAAACCCAAGAAATTTTAGAGACTTGCAAAGTCATTGCCCAACAAAAACAAGGCGTAATTGCTTGCTATATTATTTCCATGGCAAGAAGCGCCTCTGATGTACTCGCCGTGCATTTATTATTAAAAGAAGCGGGCGTGCCTTATCACATTCCTGTCGTGCCACTCTTTGAAACCTTAGATGACTTAGATGCCTCTGAAGGAGTCATGCGTCAATTGTTTAATATTGGTTGGTATCGTGGTGTGATTAACAATCACCAAATGGTGATGATTGGTTATTCTGACTCAGCTAAAGATGCGGGGATGATGGCAGCTTCATGGGCACAATATCGTGCACAAGAAGCATTAGTCAATTTAACCGAAGAACTGGGTATTGAACTCACTTTATTCCATGGTCGTGGTGGTACAATCGGTCGTGGTGGTGCGCCTGCACATGCGGCATTACTTTCCCAACCTCCGCGCTCACTCAAAAATGGTTTACGTGTGACTGAACAAGGGGAAATGATCCGCTTTAAACTTGGTTTGCCTGAAGTCGCAGTTGAAACCTTTGATCTTTACGCCAGTGCTATTTTAGAAGCGAACTTACTTCCACCACCAGAACCTAAAGCAGAATGGCGTACCGTCATGGATGAGCTTTCTAGCACTTCATGTGATATTTATCGTAGTGTTGTTCGTGGTGATAAAGACTTCGTACCTTATTTCCGTAGTGCCACACCAGAACAAGAACTATCTAAACTGCCACTTGGATCTCGCCCTGCAAAACGTAATCCAAATGGTGGCGTAGAAAGCTTACGTGCCATTCCATGGATTTTTGCTTGGATGCAAAACCGCTTAATGCTACCGGCATGGCTGGGTGCGGGTGCGGCAATTCAAAAAATTGTAGATGAAGGCAAAGGTCATATTATTGAAGAAATGTGTAAAGCGTGGCCATTCTTCTCTACTCGTGTGGGCATGTTGGAAATGGTCTTCAGTAAAACCGATACTTGGCTTTCTGAACAATATGATCATAACTTAGTGAAAAAAGAGCTTTGGTACTTAGGTGAAAATCTGCGTAATCAACTCAATGCGGATATTAAAACCGTGCTTTCGCTTTCTCACAAAGATGAATTAATGGCGGACTTGCCATGGATCGCCGATTCTATTGCGTTACGTAATGTTTATACGGATCCGCTCAATCTCCTTCAAGTGGAATTGCTCCGTCGTTTCCGTGAATCGCCTGAAAACCCAAGCCCTGATGTCGAACAAGCCTTGATGATTACCATCACAGGTATTGCAGCAGGTATGCGAAATACAGGATAG
- the purR gene encoding HTH-type transcriptional repressor PurR: MATIKDVAKMAGVSTTTVSHVINKTRFVAKETEEAVMQAIKSLKYSPSAVARSLKVNTTKSIGMIVTTSESPYFAEIIHAVEDHCYRQGYSLFLCNTQNDPEKIKNHVEMLAKKRVDGLLVMCSEYTQHSLDVLSGFSSVPMVVMDWGPNVDTDIIEDNSFTGGYIATKHLIDCGHKAIGLIAGELDKTTARTRYEGFVKAMNEANLPIHENWIMEGFFEPEDGYECMNKILSQDSLPTAVFCCNDVMALGAISAITEKGLRVPDDISIIGYDNIHSSRFYAPPLTTIHQSKSRLGAQAVNLLFERIANKDNDNHEKHRIAIHPELVLRKSVRTLA; this comes from the coding sequence ATGGCAACAATTAAAGATGTCGCGAAAATGGCTGGTGTTTCCACCACCACAGTTTCCCATGTAATTAATAAAACCCGTTTTGTAGCAAAGGAAACCGAAGAGGCAGTGATGCAAGCCATTAAAAGCTTGAAATACTCACCAAGTGCTGTTGCGCGTAGTTTGAAAGTCAATACGACAAAATCTATTGGGATGATTGTGACCACCAGTGAATCCCCTTATTTTGCTGAAATCATTCATGCCGTTGAAGATCATTGTTATCGTCAAGGTTATTCACTTTTTTTGTGTAATACACAAAATGATCCTGAAAAAATTAAAAATCACGTCGAAATGCTCGCCAAGAAACGCGTAGATGGTTTATTGGTGATGTGTTCTGAATATACGCAACATTCACTTGATGTGCTTTCAGGTTTCTCTTCCGTACCTATGGTGGTAATGGATTGGGGTCCTAATGTGGATACCGATATCATTGAAGATAACAGCTTTACGGGCGGTTATATTGCGACTAAGCATTTAATTGATTGTGGTCATAAAGCCATTGGTCTTATTGCGGGGGAATTGGATAAAACTACCGCAAGAACCCGTTATGAAGGTTTTGTGAAAGCCATGAATGAAGCCAATCTGCCAATTCATGAAAATTGGATTATGGAAGGTTTCTTCGAACCAGAAGACGGTTACGAGTGCATGAACAAGATCCTTTCACAAGACAGCCTACCTACTGCTGTCTTCTGCTGTAATGATGTGATGGCATTAGGGGCAATTTCTGCTATTACGGAAAAAGGCTTGCGCGTGCCTGATGATATTTCGATTATTGGCTATGACAATATTCACTCATCACGTTTCTATGCACCGCCACTCACAACGATTCACCAATCGAAGTCGCGCTTAGGTGCACAGGCAGTGAATCTCTTATTTGAACGTATTGCGAATAAAGATAACGACAATCACGAAAAACATCGTATTGCGATCCATCCAGAATTGGTACTACGAAAATCAGTTCGTACACTTGCATAA